A segment of the Mesotoga sp. UBA6090 genome:
TACAAGGAAATCTTCTCCCTGTATCTTCCCTCGATCCAGTCTCTGGCGATCCTGTGGGCAAGGTCGACATCATAACTTCCGTAGGCGGCCGCCGAATAGATAAAACCGGCATTGAAGGAATCCCCGGCTCCAATCGTATCCACAACGTTCTCTGACCTTTCGGTCGAATACTCTTTTGAACTGTCTCTAGAGATCATGAGCGAACCTTCAGAGCCCATCTTCACCATCGCATTACTGGTGAACTCCCTCTGAAAGCTTTCAACGGCGCTGGAAATCGAAGCTTCTTGTGTCACCTCGTTTAGTTCGGCTTCGTTGGGTAAGAACCAGTCTAATGAATTCAGCAAGCTCCTTATCTGAGGTCTGAATGACTTCCAGCCATCGGGAGGCCATCCCGGATCAAGGTAAATAACGTTGTCATTGTGAAGGGATTCCACAAGCGTTTTCAAGTCTCCCCTTCTCAAACCGTTAAGAACATTGATTCCACAAAACAGGATATGTGCGCCTTTGACGTTAGTAAGCTTATTGCTAACAAAGTCAACATCCATGAAACGCATGACAGATTCGTCGCTCAAGAAGCTTCTCTCACTGCTTGTATGAGCTATCGCAACTGTATGAGGAGTCTTGCCTTCGATGAGGGCAAGCCCTTCGACGGAAATTCCCATTTCAATGAATCGTTGCTCTAATGCCTTCCCGAAGAGATCATTTCCGGCTACCGTCACTATATCCACCGGTACTCCGAGATCGGCAAGCACGACAGCCGTGTTGGCCGCCTGCCCGCCGATACGCATATCAACAGTATCTACTCCTATCTCCGTTCCCCATTCAGGCCAGTCGTCAATCGGACCTGCTATGATATCGACATCAACATTGCCAACTATAACTACTCTGTCCATTCCACCACTCTCTTCTCCAATATCAGCGGGCAAGAAACATCAATTCTGAATGATTATTGCATCCGTGAAGAATGCAGTACTTTGAAAGGAAACGCGATTCACCGTCGCAGGACATCATCTCAGAAGAGGCTGCGAAATGGACGATAAACAAAAAGCCAGAAGCCGGAAGAAGAACGGAAAAAACCAATATTCCGGCTATGCGGACTGGAAAAAACAGATATATCTATATCCTTACGCGTGATCATAAATCTGAAATTTATGAAGATGCTTCAGCCCTTATGGCATTCACTGCAACAATGAACGCAGCCGTCGACATTTGGGTATATCTCTCGCGCCTTCTGAAGGGCCCCGAAACAGTTCACGAAATCTCCAAGCCTTCTCTTCGATTCTACTTCCTTGAGCCTATCGCAGAACTCCGTATGGATTTCATGTTCTCCGGTCGGCTTTGCGTTGTCATCTACGTAGTAAATCACTTCACAACACCTCCTTCAAACAAATGCTGTGGTTGTCCTTAATTGAAGCGCAAATCAATCTTCACTATCTAATATTATAGCACCCAATGCGGCTTACAATAATGATCGATTCTCGAGAAATAGAATCTCATGTTCATTGATCATTACTTCATAAACTCGATCGGCTTTCGACTTATAATCGCTTATATGGAGGTGATATGAAAAATGATAAGAGCTACGATTTTCCCCGGGAGATACGTTCAGGGATCCGGTGCGCTTAATTCTTTGGGAAAGGAACTGAAAAGATTCGGCAGAAACGCCTTTGTAATAACCGATCCGTTTGTGTATGAAAACATAATTCCTTCTATCAAGAGTTCCCTGAATCAAGAATTATCTGCAGAGATAATCGAGTTTAGCGGGGAGTGTTCTGATGAAGAAATTGAAAGACTCTCCGGAAAAGCCGGAGACAAAGCCGACGTGCTTGTCGGAATTGGTGGAGGAAAGACCCTTGACACCGCAAAAGCTGTCGCTCACAATCTAAAGATTCCTGTGGCTATCGTTCCCACTAT
Coding sequences within it:
- a CDS encoding carbohydrate kinase family protein, with the translated sequence MDRVVIVGNVDVDIIAGPIDDWPEWGTEIGVDTVDMRIGGQAANTAVVLADLGVPVDIVTVAGNDLFGKALEQRFIEMGISVEGLALIEGKTPHTVAIAHTSSERSFLSDESVMRFMDVDFVSNKLTNVKGAHILFCGINVLNGLRRGDLKTLVESLHNDNVIYLDPGWPPDGWKSFRPQIRSLLNSLDWFLPNEAELNEVTQEASISSAVESFQREFTSNAMVKMGSEGSLMISRDSSKEYSTERSENVVDTIGAGDSFNAGFIYSAAAYGSYDVDLAHRIARDWIEGRYREKISL